In Gambusia affinis linkage group LG06, SWU_Gaff_1.0, whole genome shotgun sequence, one DNA window encodes the following:
- the dnaaf1 gene encoding dynein axonemal assembly factor 1, translated as MDDKVTTENATERGKTDDTSGRNGSGGIIKNTFEEKIETRNQWQPSIQEEKQSEPRMTKKFLKDLCKKLRLYSTPSLNDTLYLHFKGFSKIENLEEYTGLKCLWLESNGLRRIENLDAQTDLRCLFLHQNLIGKLENLEPMKKLCTLNVSNNYIHVIENISCLPELSTLQISHNKLESTKDVEHLSQCLAINVLDLSHNLLHDPEIVSVLEAMPELRVLNLIGNGVVRKIPNYRKTMIVHLKQLTFLDDRPVFPKDRACAEAWAKEGLEGEWKERAAWVSRERRKIQDSLDDLAKIRERALEKKRLRELQAEGKIETAPTSDIASEENNTETLSSSAGEDVQIFMQDSQEDLKVDESEANNRDLNAEELEEDKLDKENDDQSQIKHETEENVGVDSVQDGQIPQTNVEKENHKLTKNKENRLSENTQPMQVSPDLSEDELVSLHGPGPLVTELEDEEQLETIHLPTNQSLRIDELPDLEDVDTEDFHQQDFKPKIEVISGDGDEERPTENQGGSIFGTSSLFLGGCKKSTGLSNDSSLVYPEDEDVVAHYPGSNQPPSEKQCLIE; from the exons ATGGACGATAAGGTGACTACAGAAAATGCAACGGAAAGAGGAAAGACCGATGATACTTCTGGCAGAAACGGATCAGGTGGgattataaaaaatacatttgaagaaaaaattgaaACTAGAAACCAGTGGCAGCCCTCAATACAAGAGGAAAAACAATCAGAGCCAAGGATGACTAAGAAGTTCCTGAAAGACCTCTGCAAGAAGCTCAGACTGTACTCCACACCTTCCTTGAATGACACACTGTACCTGCATTTTAAGGGTTTCTCCAAGATTGAGAATCTGGAAGAATACACAGGGCTCAAATGTCTCTGGCTGGAAAGCAATGGTCTCCGGAGGATTGAGAACCTGGATGCTCAGACTGACCTCCGCTGCTTGTTCCTTCACCAGAACCTCATTGGCAAGCTGGAAAACCTGGAACCCATGAAGAAACTCTGCACCCTGAATGTTTCCAACAACTACATCCACGTGATAGAGAACATCTCCTGCCTTCCTGAACTCAGCACTCTGCAAATATCCCATAACAAACTGGAGAGTACGAAGGACGTAGAGCATCTGAGTCAGTGTCTGGCCATCAACGTGTTGGACCTGTCTCACAATCTGTTACACGACCCTGAGATTGTCTCTGTGTTGGAGGCAATGCCAGAACTGAGAGTGCTGAACCTGATAGGAAATGGGGTGGTGAGGAAAATCCCAAACTACAGGAAGACCATGATTGTACATCTTAAGCAGCTCACCTTCCTCGATGACCGGCCCGTGTTCCCCAAAGACAGGGCATGTGCAGAGGCGTGGGCCAAGGAAGGGTTGGAGGGGGAGTGGAAGGAGAGGGCAGCATGGGTGTCACGGGAGAGAAGGAAAATCCAGGACAGCCTGGATGATTTGGCGAAAATTCGTGAGAGAGCCCTAGAGAAAAAACGCCTGCGAGAATTGCAAGCGGAAG GGAAAATTGAGACAGCTCCTACTTCAGACATAGCTagtgaagaaaacaacacagagactctgTCTTCCTCTGCAGGAGAGGATGTCCAGATCTTTATGCAGGACAGCCAGGAAGATTTGAAGGTTGACGAAAGCGAGGCAAACAACAGAGATCTCAACGCagaagagctggaggaggacAAGCTTGATAAAGAAAATGATGATCAATCTCAAATCAAGCATGAAACAGAAGAGAATGTCGGGGTGGACTCTGTACAAGATGGACAGATACCGCagacaaatgtggaaaaagaaaatcataagtTAACGAAGAATAAAGAGAATAGGTTGTCTGAAAACACACAGCCTATGCAGGTTTCTCCTGATCTTTCAGAAGATGAGCTTGTATCATTACATGGTCCTGGACCATTAGTTACAGAACTAGAGGATGAAGAGCAGCTGGAAACCATCCACCTTCCCACAAACCAGTCACTGCGTATTGATGAGCTGCCCGACTTGGAAGATGTGGATACAGAAGACTTCCATCAGCAAGACTTCAAACCAAAAATAGAAGTCATATCAGGAGATGGCGATGAAGAGAGACCAACTGAGAATCAGGGCGGTAGCATCTTCGGAACATCCTCGTTGTTTTTAGGTGGCTgcaaaaaatcaactgggctcTCTAATGACTCATCACTGGTCTATCCAGAGGATGAGGATGTTGTTGCTCACTATCCAGGATCCAATCAACCTCCCTCAGAGAAACAATGCTTGATTGAGTAA